A genomic window from Streptomyces sp. MST-110588 includes:
- a CDS encoding DUF3558 domain-containing protein, whose amino-acid sequence MHRSAKRLTGLLACAAVPVMLVAGCSDSDKKDAGPEASKTAAPSSSKGGGNGSSAPGVAPAKYKKLPDPCAAVSKDTIKKLLPKAEDEAGTRGKSSDASARGYCSWKSSDNQGLKGTQYRWMDIRFHRYDSDPTVGSGDKRATDFYNSQIDTAKGTPNAKNVKTSKADGVGDEATSVTYDLKKDDNDFKNQTVVSRLNNVVVTLNFNGSGLAGAKAPDRDEMLKDAQNAAKEAVAAVAKANR is encoded by the coding sequence ATGCACCGTTCAGCCAAGCGCCTCACCGGCCTTCTCGCCTGCGCAGCCGTACCGGTGATGCTCGTCGCCGGCTGCTCCGACTCGGACAAGAAGGACGCCGGCCCCGAAGCCTCCAAGACCGCGGCGCCCAGCAGCAGCAAGGGAGGCGGCAACGGCAGCAGCGCGCCCGGTGTCGCGCCCGCCAAGTACAAGAAGCTCCCCGACCCCTGCGCCGCCGTGTCCAAGGACACGATCAAGAAGCTGCTGCCCAAGGCGGAGGACGAGGCCGGCACCCGCGGCAAGTCCTCGGACGCCTCGGCCCGCGGCTACTGCTCGTGGAAGAGCTCGGACAACCAGGGCCTGAAGGGCACCCAGTACCGCTGGATGGACATCCGCTTCCACCGGTACGACTCGGACCCGACCGTCGGCTCGGGCGACAAGCGCGCCACGGACTTCTACAACAGCCAGATCGACACGGCCAAGGGCACCCCGAACGCCAAGAACGTCAAGACCTCCAAGGCCGACGGCGTCGGTGACGAGGCGACCTCGGTCACGTACGACCTGAAGAAGGACGACAACGACTTCAAGAACCAGACGGTGGTCAGCCGTCTGAACAACGTGGTCGTCACGCTCAACTTCAACGGCTCGGGGCTGGCGGGCGCCAAGGCGCCGGACCGCGACGAGATGCTGAAGGACGCGCAGAACGCCGCGAAGGAGGCCGTCGCGGCGGTCGCCAAGGCGAACCGGTAG